From one Gracilinanus agilis isolate LMUSP501 chromosome 5, AgileGrace, whole genome shotgun sequence genomic stretch:
- the LOC123248783 gene encoding olfactory receptor 6C1-like, producing the protein MKNHTHMTEFILLGLSDEPKFQMVIFFFLLLAYILSIAGNLTIIILTLLDSHLQTPMYFFLRNFSFLEISFTTVSIPRFLATIINEDKTISYNGCMAQLFFFILLGVTEFYLLAAMSYDRYVAICKPLHYTTIMSGRVCTLLVFYSWFISFMIIFPAIIMMQQLDYCAENIIDHFVCDYSPLLQLSCTDTHFLETLGISWAVITLMFTLVLIILSYIYIIQTILRIPSVSQRKKAFSTCSSHMIVISISYGSCIFMYIKPSAKDRVSLSKGVAVLNTSVAPMLNPFIYSLRNQQVKQAFMDMLQKIVFSTKK; encoded by the coding sequence atgaaaaatcATACCCATATGACAGAGTTCATTCTCCTGGGATTGTCAGATGAACCAAAGTTTCAAatggtcattttcttctttctcttacttGCCTACATACTCAGCATTGCTGGGAACTTAACCATCATTATCCTTACCCTATTGGATTCTCACCTCCAGACCCCAATGTATTTCTTCCtcaggaatttctctttcttagaaATATCATTTACAACTGTCAGTATTCCCAGGTTTTTGGCCACCATCATTAATGAAGACAAGACCATTTCCTATAATGGTTGTATGgctcaattatttttcttcatcctcTTGGGAGTAACTGAATTTTACCTTCTGGCAGCCATGTCCTATGATCGCTATGTTGCCATTTGCAAACCTCTCCATTACACAACCATCATGAGTGGCAGAGTCTGCACTTTGCTTGTCTTCTACTCATGGTTCATTTCATTCATGATCATTTTCCCAGCTATCATAATGATGCAGCAGCTTGACTACTGTGCTGAAAATATCATTGACCATTTCGTCTGTGACTATTCTCCCCTCCTACAACTATCCTGCACAGATACCCACTTCTTAGAGACACTGGGCATTTCCTGGGCTGTGATAACTCTTATGTTCACACTGGTATTAATAATTCTCTCCTACATATATATCATTCAGACAATTCTGCGTATCCCATCTGTCAGTCAAAGGAAAAAGGCCTTTTCCACTTGCTCTTCTCACATGATTGTCATCTCCATTTCTTATGGTAGCTGCATCTTCATGTACATCAAACCCTCAGCAAAAGACAGAGTATCTTTGAGCAAGGGAGTTGCTGTGCTAAATACATCAGTAGCCCCCATGTTGAATCCCTTTATTTATAgtttaaggaatcagcaagtgaAACAAGCCTTCATGGACATGTTACAAAAAATTGTGTTttctacaaaaaaatga